One Acidimicrobiia bacterium DNA segment encodes these proteins:
- a CDS encoding polyketide cyclase / dehydrase and lipid transport family protein, translating to MQEHSFAVDLDAPRDEVWEMFWYRAPDRPQPRDVKTRIEILHPGDETGEGLVRHCWFPVPRFLLSGGVGQSWEWLTKVRPVQSWRYDAIGKPLWSRATGHTRLEDLGGGRTRVHFHETYETFNPWMRRLGLERYVHRRLSRDNDTILAALEGGLAWHRRRRRASSPG from the coding sequence ATGCAGGAGCACTCGTTCGCAGTGGACCTCGACGCACCGCGCGACGAGGTGTGGGAGATGTTCTGGTACCGAGCGCCGGATCGGCCACAGCCGCGCGACGTCAAGACCCGCATCGAGATCCTGCACCCCGGGGACGAGACCGGCGAAGGCCTCGTCCGCCACTGCTGGTTCCCGGTCCCGCGGTTCCTCCTGTCCGGCGGCGTGGGCCAGTCCTGGGAGTGGCTGACCAAGGTCCGACCGGTCCAGTCGTGGCGCTACGACGCCATCGGGAAGCCGCTGTGGTCGAGGGCGACCGGCCACACCCGCCTCGAGGACCTCGGCGGGGGGCGGACGCGCGTCCACTTCCACGAGACCTACGAGACCTTCAACCCGTGGATGCGCCGGCTGGGCCTCGAGCGCTACGTGCACCGGCGGCTGTCGCGTGACAACGACACCATCCTGGCCGCGCTCGAGGGCGGGCTGGCCTGGCACCGGCGTCGGCGCCGCGCTTCCTCGCCGGGATAG
- a CDS encoding succinate dehydrogenase cytochrome b subunit: MTAEEDMTRLDETLSTEDQREGADAADRLLRWTGPPVPPTRRPAPFPLQFWRSGIGKKWAMAVTGIVLLSYVLAHMIGNLKVFLGRHEINTYADWLRTLGEPAFPRTVVLWALRTGLIAAFFVHIVAAAQLTRMNQRARPQRYRSKRDYVAANYASRTMRWTGVIVGLFVVFHLLDLTWGPANPHFVRGDPYDNMFYSFDRVPVAIVYIVANVALGVHIFHGAWSMFQSLGWNNPRFNRWRRWFASAFAGVIIVGNVSMPLLITTGAVTR, from the coding sequence GTGACCGCGGAGGAGGACATGACGAGGCTCGACGAAACCCTCTCGACCGAGGATCAGCGAGAGGGCGCCGACGCCGCCGACCGGCTCCTGCGCTGGACCGGACCGCCGGTCCCCCCGACCCGCCGCCCGGCCCCGTTCCCGCTGCAGTTCTGGCGCTCGGGGATCGGCAAGAAGTGGGCCATGGCCGTGACCGGCATCGTGCTGCTCTCCTACGTGCTGGCCCACATGATCGGCAACCTCAAGGTCTTCCTCGGTCGCCACGAGATCAACACCTACGCCGACTGGCTCCGCACCCTCGGCGAGCCGGCCTTCCCGCGCACGGTCGTCCTCTGGGCGCTGCGCACCGGGCTCATCGCGGCCTTCTTCGTGCACATCGTCGCCGCGGCCCAGCTCACCCGGATGAACCAGCGGGCGCGACCCCAGCGGTACCGGTCGAAGCGCGACTACGTCGCCGCCAACTACGCCTCCCGCACCATGCGGTGGACCGGCGTGATCGTCGGCCTGTTCGTCGTGTTCCACCTCCTCGACCTGACGTGGGGACCGGCGAACCCGCACTTCGTGCGCGGCGACCCCTACGACAACATGTTCTACAGCTTTGATCGCGTCCCCGTCGCCATCGTCTACATCGTCGCCAACGTCGCGCTGGGCGTCCACATCTTCCACGGCGCCTGGTCGATGTTCCAGAGCCTGGGCTGGAACAACCCTCGGTTCAACCGGTGGCGGCGATGGTTCGCGTCTGCCTTCGCCGGCGTCATCATCGTCGGCAACGTCAGCATGCCGCTGCTCATCACGACGGGCGCGGTGACCCGATGA
- a CDS encoding cystathionine beta-synthase has protein sequence MSAVPVSSDPAGPEQIADSLLALIGNTPLVRLRRVGRDLACDLVAKLEMLNPGGSVKDRPAVAMIDEAERQGRLKPGGTIVEPTSGNTGVGLAIVAAQRGYRCIFVMSDKMSDEKVALLRAYGAEVVVCPTAVPPEHPDSYYSVADRLTRDTPNAFRPNQYFNQANPDEHERSTGPEIWRDTGGRVTHFVAGVGTGGTITGVARYLKAQNPAVQVIAADPEGSVFSGGTGRPYLVEGVGEDFWPPTYEPGLVDRTVMVTDAESFAAARRVTQEEGLLVGGSCGTAVHAALVVGAELGPEALVVVLLPDSGRGYLSKVFNDEWMRRFGFLTQDGPTAGDVLAAKRVGGERPIPDLVLITPEEPARRGFALMRDLGVSQLVVSVTKELPLAAKEVSGTLSELQLMDKAFRDPSVLDRPVGQVMEPAMPMIGVGETVSDVVDRLDTGTSVLVLDGGHPIGVLTRQDVLQFLASRAPG, from the coding sequence GTGTCGGCCGTGCCCGTCTCGTCCGACCCCGCGGGCCCCGAGCAGATCGCCGACTCGCTGCTCGCGCTGATCGGGAACACGCCGTTGGTGCGGCTGCGGCGGGTCGGGCGCGATCTGGCCTGCGACCTCGTGGCGAAGCTCGAGATGCTGAACCCGGGTGGCAGCGTGAAGGACCGGCCCGCCGTCGCCATGATCGACGAGGCCGAGCGCCAAGGCCGGCTGAAGCCCGGCGGCACGATCGTCGAGCCGACCTCCGGGAACACCGGCGTCGGGCTCGCGATCGTGGCGGCCCAGCGCGGCTACCGGTGCATCTTCGTGATGTCCGACAAGATGTCGGACGAGAAGGTGGCGCTCCTGCGCGCGTACGGGGCCGAGGTCGTGGTGTGTCCCACGGCCGTCCCGCCGGAGCATCCCGACTCCTACTACTCGGTCGCAGACCGGCTGACCCGCGACACGCCGAACGCCTTCCGGCCCAACCAGTACTTCAACCAGGCCAACCCGGACGAGCACGAGCGCTCGACCGGCCCCGAGATCTGGCGGGACACCGGGGGACGCGTCACGCACTTCGTCGCCGGCGTCGGCACCGGGGGCACGATCACCGGCGTGGCCCGCTACCTCAAGGCCCAGAACCCCGCGGTGCAGGTGATCGCCGCCGACCCGGAGGGCTCGGTGTTCTCGGGTGGCACCGGCCGGCCCTACCTCGTCGAGGGCGTGGGCGAGGACTTCTGGCCGCCCACGTACGAACCTGGGCTCGTCGACCGGACGGTCATGGTGACCGACGCCGAGTCGTTCGCCGCGGCCCGGCGGGTCACCCAGGAGGAGGGCCTGCTCGTCGGGGGGTCGTGCGGCACCGCGGTGCACGCCGCGCTCGTCGTCGGGGCCGAGCTCGGCCCCGAGGCGCTCGTCGTGGTCCTGCTCCCGGACTCCGGGCGCGGCTACCTCTCGAAGGTGTTCAACGACGAGTGGATGAGGCGGTTCGGCTTCCTGACGCAGGACGGACCGACGGCCGGCGACGTGCTGGCCGCGAAGCGGGTCGGCGGCGAGCGCCCGATCCCCGACCTCGTGCTCATCACGCCGGAGGAGCCGGCGCGGCGCGGCTTCGCCCTCATGCGCGACCTCGGGGTCAGCCAGCTTGTGGTGAGCGTCACGAAGGAGCTCCCGCTGGCGGCCAAGGAGGTCTCCGGGACGCTGAGCGAGCTGCAGCTGATGGACAAGGCCTTCCGCGACCCGTCGGTGCTCGACCGACCGGTCGGCCAGGTGATGGAGCCGGCGATGCCGATGATCGGCGTGGGGGAGACGGTGAGCGACGTCGTGGACCGCCTCGACACCGGCACGTCGGTGCTGGTGCTCGACGGGGGCCACCCGATCGGGGTCCTCACCCGTCAGGACGTGCTGCAGTTCCTCGCCTCGCGCGCTCCGGGATGA
- a CDS encoding fumarate reductase/succinate dehydrogenase flavoprotein subunit codes for MSPIDLDARIPSGAITDKWDEHKFAVKLVNPSNRRKFKVIVIGSGLAGAAAAATLGELGYEVTMITFHDSPRRAHSIAAQGGINAAKNYRNDGDSVYRLFYDTIKGGDYRSREANVYRLAQLSVNIIDQCVAQGVPFAREYGGLLDNRSFGGAQVSRTFYARGQTGQQLLLGAYQALMRQVHLGTVSLLPRTEMLDVVIHEGRAVGVVTRDLITGDVVSHAGHAVVLATGGYGNAFYLSTNAKNSNVTAIWRAHRRGALMANPCYTQIHPTCIPASDDFQSKLTLMSESLRNDGRIWVPMRPDDERPPDQIPEADRDYFLERRYPAFGNLVPRDVASRAAKREVDAGRGVGPIKNGVYLDFSEPITRLGRDVIEERYGNLFQMYERITGEDPYTVPMRIYPAVHYTMGGLWVDYNLMSTVPGLYVLGEANFSDHGANRLGASALMQGLADGYFVLPATINDYLAPLLGSDPIPTDHRAFLDAETEVSERVRALLSVRGSHSVDHFHRELGKVLWDDCGMERSQASLEKALAEIPALRDEFHKDVRVLGDGESLNQSLEKAGRVADFLEFGELMCRDALHREESCGGHFRVEHQTEEGEALRDDEHFAYVAAWEYTGDTAAPRLHREPLGFEAVHLAQRSYK; via the coding sequence ATGAGCCCGATCGACCTCGACGCGCGGATCCCGAGCGGCGCGATCACCGACAAGTGGGACGAGCACAAGTTCGCCGTCAAGCTCGTGAACCCATCGAACCGGCGCAAGTTCAAGGTCATCGTGATCGGCAGCGGGCTCGCGGGGGCCGCGGCCGCGGCCACGCTCGGTGAGCTCGGCTACGAGGTGACGATGATCACCTTCCACGACTCGCCGCGTCGTGCCCACAGCATCGCCGCGCAGGGTGGCATCAACGCGGCGAAGAACTACCGCAACGACGGCGACAGCGTCTACCGCCTCTTCTACGACACGATCAAGGGCGGCGACTACCGCTCGCGCGAGGCGAACGTCTATCGCCTCGCCCAGCTGAGCGTGAACATCATCGACCAGTGCGTCGCGCAAGGGGTGCCGTTCGCCCGCGAGTACGGCGGGCTGCTCGACAACCGCTCCTTCGGCGGCGCGCAGGTCTCCCGCACGTTCTACGCCCGCGGTCAGACCGGTCAGCAGCTGCTGCTGGGCGCCTACCAGGCGTTGATGCGCCAGGTGCACCTCGGGACCGTCAGCCTCCTTCCCCGGACCGAGATGCTCGACGTGGTCATCCACGAGGGACGGGCCGTCGGCGTCGTGACCCGGGACCTCATCACCGGGGACGTCGTCTCCCACGCCGGGCACGCCGTCGTGCTGGCAACGGGCGGGTACGGCAACGCCTTCTATCTGTCGACGAACGCCAAGAACTCCAACGTGACCGCGATCTGGCGGGCGCATCGACGCGGCGCGCTCATGGCGAACCCCTGCTACACGCAGATCCACCCGACCTGCATCCCGGCCAGCGACGACTTCCAGTCGAAGCTCACCCTCATGAGCGAGTCGCTGCGCAACGACGGCCGCATCTGGGTCCCGATGCGCCCCGACGACGAGCGTCCACCCGACCAGATCCCCGAAGCCGATCGCGACTACTTCCTCGAGCGCCGCTACCCGGCCTTCGGCAACCTCGTCCCGCGCGACGTCGCTTCCCGCGCCGCCAAGCGCGAGGTCGACGCCGGACGGGGTGTCGGTCCCATCAAGAACGGCGTGTACCTGGACTTCTCCGAGCCCATCACCCGGCTCGGGCGAGACGTGATCGAGGAGCGCTACGGAAACCTCTTCCAGATGTACGAGCGCATCACCGGCGAGGACCCCTACACGGTGCCGATGCGCATCTACCCGGCCGTGCACTACACGATGGGTGGGCTCTGGGTCGACTACAACCTGATGTCGACGGTGCCGGGCCTCTATGTGCTGGGCGAGGCGAACTTCTCCGACCACGGCGCCAACCGGCTCGGCGCCAGCGCCCTCATGCAGGGCCTCGCCGACGGCTACTTCGTGCTGCCGGCGACGATCAACGACTACCTCGCCCCGCTCCTCGGCAGCGACCCGATCCCCACCGACCACCGCGCCTTCCTCGACGCCGAGACGGAGGTCAGCGAGCGGGTCCGGGCCCTGCTGAGCGTGCGCGGCAGCCACTCCGTCGACCACTTCCACCGCGAGCTCGGCAAGGTGCTCTGGGACGACTGCGGCATGGAGCGCAGCCAGGCCAGCCTCGAGAAGGCCCTCGCCGAGATCCCGGCCCTGCGAGACGAGTTCCACAAGGACGTGCGCGTGCTCGGGGACGGGGAATCGCTGAACCAGTCGCTCGAGAAGGCCGGGCGCGTCGCCGACTTCCTCGAGTTCGGCGAGCTCATGTGCCGGGACGCCCTCCACCGCGAGGAGAGCTGCGGCGGCCACTTCCGGGTCGAGCACCAGACCGAGGAGGGCGAGGCGCTCCGCGACGACGAGCACTTCGCCTACGTGGCCGCCTGGGAGTACACGGGCGACACCGCTGCTCCGCGTCTGCATCGGGAGCCGCTCGGATTCGAGGCCGTCCACCTCGCCCAGCGGTCGTACAAGTAG
- a CDS encoding magnesium chelatase encodes MTRPGTLGELRSSGWTSRPVKLEVRDNAMRRIAAGEPIVDGVVGFDDTVLPQLANALLAAHDVIFLGERGQAKTRMIRSLVGLLDEWLPIVAGSEINDDPYHPVSHHARVLVAERADETPIEWVHRERRYGEKLATPDTSIADLIGEVDPIKVAEGRYLSDELTIHYGLVPRTNRGIFSINELPDLAERIQVGLLNVLEERDVQIRGYKIRLPLDLMLVASANPEDYTNRGRIITPLKDRFGAQIRTHYPLDVEVEMDVVDQEARPVAGDGLAVTVPDFMTEIVAEISQQARRSPHVNQRSGVSVRLSITNYETLVANATRRALRGGEQEVVPRVSDLEALVASTAGKLEFETVEDGREEQVLDRIVKAATLDTFRARCRPDRLTALVGAFENGLVVHTGADVPSVQYANLLPQLPGLKDTLVDLEVGETPAAVASALEFVLEGLHLSKRLNKDAVGARATYRGRG; translated from the coding sequence ATGACCCGTCCCGGCACCCTCGGCGAGCTGCGATCGAGCGGGTGGACGTCACGACCCGTGAAGCTCGAGGTGCGAGACAACGCCATGCGTCGCATCGCGGCGGGGGAGCCGATCGTCGACGGTGTCGTCGGCTTCGACGACACCGTGCTGCCACAGCTCGCGAACGCGCTCCTGGCCGCGCACGACGTCATCTTCCTCGGTGAGCGCGGGCAGGCGAAGACGCGCATGATCCGCTCCCTGGTCGGGCTGCTCGACGAGTGGCTGCCGATCGTCGCCGGCAGCGAGATCAACGACGACCCGTACCATCCGGTCTCGCACCACGCCCGCGTGCTCGTCGCCGAGCGCGCCGACGAGACACCGATCGAGTGGGTGCACCGCGAGCGTCGCTACGGCGAGAAGCTCGCGACCCCGGACACGTCGATCGCCGACCTCATCGGCGAGGTCGACCCGATCAAGGTCGCGGAGGGCCGCTACCTCTCCGACGAGCTGACGATCCACTACGGGCTGGTGCCCCGCACGAACCGAGGGATCTTCTCGATCAACGAGCTGCCCGACCTGGCGGAGCGGATCCAGGTCGGCCTCCTCAACGTCCTGGAGGAGCGCGACGTCCAGATCCGCGGCTACAAGATCCGGCTCCCGCTCGACCTCATGCTCGTCGCCTCCGCCAACCCCGAGGACTACACGAACCGCGGACGCATCATCACGCCCCTGAAGGACCGCTTCGGCGCGCAGATCCGCACCCACTACCCACTCGACGTCGAGGTCGAGATGGACGTCGTGGACCAGGAGGCCCGACCCGTGGCCGGGGACGGCCTGGCCGTGACCGTCCCCGACTTCATGACCGAGATCGTCGCTGAGATCAGCCAGCAGGCTCGTCGCTCGCCGCACGTCAACCAGCGCTCGGGGGTGTCGGTTCGGCTCTCCATCACGAACTACGAGACCCTGGTCGCCAACGCGACGCGGCGGGCGCTGCGCGGCGGCGAGCAGGAGGTCGTCCCCCGGGTGAGCGACCTCGAGGCGCTCGTGGCCAGCACGGCCGGGAAGCTCGAGTTCGAGACCGTCGAGGACGGGCGGGAGGAGCAGGTGCTCGACCGCATCGTGAAGGCGGCGACCCTCGACACCTTCCGGGCTCGATGCCGCCCCGACCGGCTCACCGCGCTCGTCGGCGCCTTCGAGAACGGGCTGGTGGTCCACACCGGCGCCGACGTGCCCTCGGTGCAGTACGCCAACCTCCTGCCGCAGCTGCCCGGGCTCAAGGACACCCTCGTCGACCTCGAGGTGGGCGAGACCCCGGCCGCGGTCGCCTCGGCCCTGGAGTTCGTGCTCGAGGGCCTCCACCTCTCGAAGCGGCTGAACAAGGACGCCGTCGGCGCCCGAGCGACCTACCGCGGGCGGGGCTAA
- a CDS encoding O-acetyl-ADP-ribose deacetylase — protein sequence MRLEAVRGDITRESVDAVVNAANPALGRGGGVCGAIFAAAGPGLDAACAALGGCATGDARATPGFALPARWIIHAVGPVWQGGDHGEPQLLATAYRRSLAVADELGARSVAFPAISTGIYGYPLAGATDVAVATVRDAPSSLELVRFVCFDDRTLAAYQERLP from the coding sequence ATGCGACTCGAAGCCGTCCGCGGCGACATCACGCGGGAGTCGGTCGACGCCGTCGTGAACGCCGCCAACCCGGCGCTGGGGCGGGGTGGGGGCGTGTGCGGGGCGATCTTCGCCGCCGCCGGCCCTGGGCTCGACGCCGCGTGCGCGGCGCTCGGCGGGTGCGCCACCGGCGACGCCCGGGCCACGCCCGGCTTCGCCCTGCCCGCCCGGTGGATCATCCACGCGGTCGGCCCGGTCTGGCAGGGCGGCGACCACGGCGAGCCCCAGCTGCTCGCCACCGCGTACCGGCGTTCCCTCGCCGTCGCCGACGAGCTGGGGGCCCGGTCCGTCGCCTTCCCCGCCATCTCGACCGGGATCTACGGGTACCCGCTCGCGGGCGCCACCGACGTGGCCGTGGCGACGGTCCGCGACGCCCCGTCGTCGCTCGAACTCGTGCGCTTCGTCTGCTTCGACGACCGCACGCTCGCCGCCTACCAGGAGCGGCTGCCCTGA
- a CDS encoding VWA domain-containing protein, whose amino-acid sequence MLGRRRRDREARGFQYSRWDGTQRGFDLDADALLDEMTDDLLYHGDLHASLRRLLQQGMRDRNGEQLMGLREMLQRLREQRHEMLDRYDLGGVYEDIAEQLREIVEQEREGIERRVDEARQSGDQRRQEIVDELAQQRREQLDRLPPDLAGRVNELQAHDWMDDGARQRFEELMERLREQLMQSYFNQMSEGMQNLSPERMQRMKDMLAELNQMLEQRERGEEPDFDGFMSRYGDFFPGNPRTLDELLEQMAQSMAQMQQLMNSMTPEQRAQLQALAESLLEDMDLRWQVDQLARNLQGAFPNLPWERSMPFRGENPLSMGQMPGLLDALGDMDDLEHLLRQATQPGELAEVDLDRARELLGDDAARSLERLAELARLLEEAGLIEQREGRLELTPRGIRAIGQKALGDLFRKLMKDRAARHESERTGVGHDPAYEHKPYEWGDPFHLNVEQTVKNAIWRQGAGTPVRLAPADFEVERTELTTRSATVLALDVSLSMPMRDNFLSAKKVAMALHALITSQFPRDYMGLVSFGRVAREVAPERLPEMSWDFEWGTNMQHALLLARRMLSRQTGTKQVIMVTDGEPTAHIEGGEAYFQYPPSPVTIEETLKEVMRCTREGIRINTFMLDETYYLRSFVERMMQLNRGRAFFTTPDTLGDYVLVDFLEQRRHHRRAS is encoded by the coding sequence GTGCTGGGCCGCCGTCGTCGAGATCGGGAAGCCCGCGGGTTCCAGTACTCGCGTTGGGACGGGACGCAGCGCGGCTTCGACCTCGACGCCGACGCGCTGCTCGACGAGATGACCGACGACCTCCTCTACCACGGAGACCTCCACGCGAGCCTGCGCCGGCTGCTGCAGCAGGGGATGCGCGACCGCAACGGCGAGCAGCTCATGGGCCTGCGCGAGATGCTGCAGCGCCTCCGCGAGCAGCGCCACGAGATGCTCGACCGCTACGACCTCGGCGGCGTCTACGAGGACATCGCCGAGCAGCTGCGCGAGATCGTCGAGCAGGAGCGGGAGGGGATCGAGCGACGGGTCGACGAGGCCCGCCAGTCCGGCGACCAGCGTCGCCAGGAGATCGTCGACGAGCTGGCCCAGCAGCGTCGGGAGCAGCTCGACCGGCTGCCGCCGGACCTCGCCGGCCGCGTGAACGAGCTGCAGGCGCACGACTGGATGGACGACGGGGCCCGACAGCGCTTCGAGGAGCTCATGGAGCGGCTGCGCGAGCAGCTCATGCAGAGCTACTTCAACCAGATGTCCGAGGGCATGCAGAACCTGTCTCCCGAGCGGATGCAGCGGATGAAGGACATGCTCGCCGAGCTCAACCAGATGCTCGAGCAGCGAGAGCGCGGGGAGGAACCCGACTTCGACGGGTTCATGTCCCGCTACGGCGACTTCTTCCCCGGCAACCCGCGGACCCTCGACGAGCTGCTCGAGCAGATGGCCCAGTCGATGGCCCAGATGCAGCAGCTGATGAACTCCATGACCCCCGAGCAGCGGGCCCAGCTCCAGGCGCTCGCCGAGTCGCTGCTCGAGGACATGGACCTGCGCTGGCAGGTCGACCAGCTGGCTCGGAACCTCCAGGGCGCGTTCCCGAACCTGCCGTGGGAGCGCTCGATGCCGTTCCGCGGCGAGAACCCGCTCTCGATGGGCCAGATGCCCGGGCTCCTCGACGCGCTCGGCGACATGGACGACCTCGAGCACCTCTTGCGGCAGGCGACCCAGCCGGGCGAGCTGGCGGAGGTCGACCTCGACCGGGCCCGGGAGCTGCTCGGTGACGACGCCGCCCGCTCGCTGGAGCGGCTGGCCGAGCTCGCCCGCCTGCTCGAGGAGGCCGGGCTCATCGAGCAGCGCGAGGGCCGGCTCGAGCTCACCCCTCGCGGGATCCGGGCCATCGGGCAGAAGGCGCTCGGCGACCTGTTCCGAAAGCTGATGAAGGACCGGGCGGCCAGGCACGAGTCCGAGCGGACCGGCGTCGGCCACGACCCCGCGTACGAGCACAAGCCGTACGAGTGGGGCGACCCGTTCCACCTCAACGTGGAGCAGACGGTCAAGAACGCCATCTGGCGCCAGGGCGCGGGCACGCCGGTGCGCCTGGCCCCGGCGGACTTCGAGGTGGAGCGCACCGAGCTGACGACCCGGAGCGCGACCGTGCTGGCGCTCGACGTGTCGCTGAGCATGCCGATGCGGGACAACTTCCTCTCGGCGAAGAAGGTGGCGATGGCGCTGCACGCGCTGATCACCAGCCAGTTCCCCCGCGACTACATGGGGCTCGTCAGCTTCGGCCGGGTCGCCCGCGAGGTCGCGCCGGAGCGCCTCCCCGAGATGAGCTGGGACTTCGAGTGGGGGACCAACATGCAGCACGCGCTGCTGCTGGCGCGTCGCATGCTCAGCCGCCAGACCGGGACCAAGCAGGTGATCATGGTCACGGACGGGGAGCCGACCGCCCACATCGAGGGCGGCGAGGCCTACTTCCAGTACCCGCCGTCGCCGGTGACGATCGAGGAGACCTTGAAGGAGGTCATGCGCTGCACCCGCGAGGGCATCCGCATCAACACCTTCATGCTCGACGAGACCTACTACCTGCGCAGCTTCGTCGAGCGGATGATGCAGCTGAACCGGGGCCGCGCGTTCTTCACGACGCCCGACACGCTGGGCGACTACGTGCTCGTCGACTTCCTGGAGCAGCGCCGCCACCACCGTCGGGCGAGCTGA
- a CDS encoding cystathionine gamma-synthase codes for MTSGDGFETRAVHAGQDPDPVTGAVVTPITLATTFAQSGVGDHGGYEYARSANPTRAALESCVASLEGAAHGLAFASGMAAEDAVLRALTRPGDHIVLPRDAYGGTFRLVARVLRETAGVTCSAADLTAAGSLEEAWRDTTKVVWVETPTNPMLSCIDIGAVATVSHARGATVVVDNTFATPYLQQPLDCGADVVVHSTTKYLGGHSDVLGGFVALDDAGLAERTAFVQNAAGAVPSPFDCYLVLRGVKTLAVRMERHCANARAVAVMLRDHPAVARVLYPGFADHPGHRVAARQMRDFGGMVSFFAAGGEAAALALVSKTRLFTLAESLGAVESLIEHPARMTHASVVDSPLAVDPALVRLSVGLETAEDLVADLRQALDQVS; via the coding sequence ATGACCAGCGGCGACGGTTTCGAGACCCGGGCCGTCCACGCCGGTCAGGACCCGGACCCGGTGACGGGCGCGGTGGTCACGCCCATCACCTTGGCCACGACGTTCGCGCAGTCCGGTGTCGGGGACCACGGCGGCTACGAGTACGCCCGCTCCGCCAACCCGACGCGCGCGGCGCTCGAGTCGTGCGTCGCCTCCCTCGAGGGGGCCGCGCACGGGCTCGCCTTCGCCAGCGGCATGGCCGCTGAGGACGCGGTGCTCCGGGCGCTGACGCGCCCGGGCGACCACATCGTGCTGCCCCGCGACGCGTACGGCGGGACGTTCCGGCTCGTGGCCCGGGTCCTCCGCGAGACCGCCGGGGTGACGTGCAGCGCCGCCGACCTCACCGCCGCGGGATCGCTGGAGGAGGCCTGGCGCGACACGACGAAGGTCGTCTGGGTCGAGACGCCGACCAACCCCATGCTGAGCTGCATCGACATCGGAGCCGTGGCGACGGTCTCGCACGCCCGCGGCGCCACGGTGGTCGTCGACAACACGTTCGCGACCCCGTACCTGCAGCAGCCGCTCGACTGCGGCGCCGACGTCGTCGTGCACTCGACGACGAAGTACCTCGGCGGCCACTCGGACGTCCTCGGCGGCTTCGTGGCCCTCGACGACGCCGGATTGGCCGAGCGGACGGCGTTCGTGCAGAACGCCGCGGGCGCCGTGCCCTCGCCGTTCGACTGCTACCTGGTCCTCCGGGGGGTTAAGACCCTGGCCGTGCGCATGGAGCGCCACTGCGCCAACGCGCGGGCGGTCGCGGTGATGCTGCGCGACCACCCGGCCGTCGCCCGGGTGCTGTACCCGGGTTTCGCGGACCATCCCGGCCACCGGGTCGCGGCCCGACAGATGCGGGACTTCGGTGGGATGGTGAGCTTCTTCGCCGCAGGGGGCGAGGCGGCGGCGCTGGCGCTGGTGTCGAAGACGAGGCTCTTCACCCTCGCCGAGTCGCTCGGTGCGGTGGAGAGCCTCATCGAGCACCCGGCTCGGATGACGCACGCGTCGGTCGTGGATTCGCCGCTGGCCGTCGACCCGGCGCTCGTGCGGCTCTCGGTCGGCCTCGAGACCGCCGAAGACCTCGTCGCCGACCTGCGCCAGGCGCTCGACCAGGTGTCCTGA
- a CDS encoding succinate dehydrogenase/fumarate reductase iron-sulfur subunit, producing the protein MQIILQVWRQAGPLASGGFETHRMDDVSPDMSFLELFDVLNERLIAAGEEPVAFDHDCREGICGSCAMMINGRAHGPERGTATCQLHLRKFPDGAHITVEPWRAAAFPIIKDLCVDRSAFDRIIEAGGYITAPTGGAPEANLTLVPKPAADTAMDAAACIGCGACVAACPNGAAQLFTAAKVQHLNLLPQGQPERWDRVVNMVTEMERWFGSCTMHGECEAACPKEISIDFIALLNRDYVKAQFKQRRLAGQRA; encoded by the coding sequence TTGCAGATCATCCTCCAGGTGTGGCGCCAGGCCGGCCCGCTGGCGTCGGGCGGGTTCGAGACCCACCGGATGGACGACGTGAGCCCGGACATGTCGTTCCTCGAGCTCTTCGACGTTCTGAACGAGCGCCTGATCGCGGCCGGCGAGGAGCCGGTCGCCTTCGACCACGACTGTCGAGAGGGCATCTGCGGTTCGTGCGCCATGATGATCAACGGTCGGGCCCACGGCCCCGAGCGGGGCACGGCCACCTGCCAGCTGCACCTGCGCAAGTTCCCCGACGGCGCGCACATCACCGTCGAGCCGTGGCGGGCGGCGGCGTTCCCGATCATCAAGGACCTCTGCGTGGACCGGTCCGCCTTCGACCGGATCATCGAGGCCGGCGGCTACATCACGGCGCCGACGGGAGGCGCGCCGGAGGCCAACCTCACCCTGGTCCCGAAACCCGCCGCCGACACCGCGATGGACGCGGCGGCGTGCATCGGCTGCGGGGCCTGCGTCGCCGCCTGCCCGAACGGCGCCGCGCAGCTCTTCACCGCGGCCAAGGTCCAGCACCTCAATCTGCTTCCCCAGGGTCAGCCCGAGCGCTGGGATCGGGTCGTCAACATGGTCACCGAGATGGAGCGGTGGTTCGGGTCGTGCACCATGCACGGCGAGTGCGAGGCGGCGTGCCCAAAGGAGATCTCGATCGACTTCATCGCCCTCCTGAACCGCGACTACGTGAAGGCGCAGTTCAAGCAGCGTCGCCTCGCCGGTCAGCGCGCCTGA